In Scylla paramamosain isolate STU-SP2022 chromosome 8, ASM3559412v1, whole genome shotgun sequence, the sequence AGCTAGTACATGGGTTGATTGTTGTCCCTCTTCCAGCAAACCCCAAGACCTGCTGGACGGAAGGCCCCCAAACAGATCTCCAAGGTAGAATTCATCACGATGAAGGAGTTTGAGTCGGTTCCCAAGTAAGTGTTGAGTATGATGGTTCTGTCTATCTTTACCTTTCTTGACACCTCAGCTCTCCTGTGGGAACCTCCTGCACAAGtccatttttccttgttttcatatTCACTGTTGTTCATATTCTTCCATTCTAGCATTCACTTAtgtccatttttccattttggcATTCATTCATGTCCATTTTTCCCAGTTTTGGTATTCACTGAtgtccatttttctctcttctcgtcaATAGATTGTAAGATGCCTTCACCAACTCTAGCCTCCTTACTGTTACAGATACATTCGGGGTCGCCTGCAGTACGCCCAGGTGAATGCTGCTGTGgtggaaataaacaaaactctGGAGACAAAATACAGTCTGTTGTCACGACCTCGTGCCAAGCTGTCCGAGCTTAACATGAAGATTGTTGGAGAGTGTCAGCGACAGGAGAATAAAGAGACCAAAGGTTTGTGTTTTGTCTTCACAATTATTATACAGTAGGTAGAAGTGTAAAATTAATCTGGTACAATAACCTGTTTCATTAAACATTTGGTAGGTAAGCCTCAGAACTGTAATCATAACGTCAGACACCAAACCATGAACTGCTGATGCAAATTTATTAAATGCACATGACACCCCATAGTTTGGGAGTTGCTGCTGATTGTGTTAGCAGCCTTGAAGTCCTAGCATTGGATGGCCTGAATAGTGATAAACAagtgtggatatatatatatatatatatatatatatatatatatatatatatatatatatatatatatatatatatatatattacacaaaaACATCGTAAATAACAATATATTTACGTGccttttcaaatttttttatcattgcaaagaagataagaatggaaaagaaaatgtaaagtttGAAAATGGAAATTATATACAATTATAGCAGTTTTCCATGTCTCTTCATGCCCTGCATTAGATTATGTAGATGTTGTATAGGAAACCATGTGAGTGTGTCTCTCTTTATTTCACTGGAATTATCTGTCACATTAGAACAGAAGCAAGATATTGATGTGGCAGATATGCATTAGGTCACTCTTCTTTtataacacacactcacatttttgtaaacaacaaaaataataataacaatatgcaTCCACTCCCTCTTCCATGCTGATCAGGTGCACATGCAGTAGGCTCGTTCAGttgcactcttttaaaaggttgAAGTCCTGTGATTTAACTTTTGAattagagtaataaaaaaacacaaattttgtTATTGTATAATATATTAGTACAATTGCAATACTTTTCTGCTGTGAACTGAAGAATACCTTTCCAAATGGGATTACCCAATGCTTTCAGAGGGTGTCTGATTCCCGACACTTTCTTGTCCGAAGTTTCAATAAGGTCTTCGGGTTATGGTGCTCTCCTGAATGTTTCACACTTGAATGTATTTGATGAATTGTATTTTTGAGATTTGGGTTACTGGCCAGGAACACAATGTTTAATGAATTGGTGGAAAGTTTTCATCCTCAATGAATAGTTGCAATTGTTGGTCCCAGAAGGGGCCAAACTACATTGTAGTTTACCAAGACCCCCTCACCCACAACACTTAAATGATGAGTTCTTTAGATGCCAAACCAACATCCCCTGTAAAGGGAGACCACCCAAGACAGCCAAAATGTGCATGCATGCACACTTGTCAGTTGATACACCCACACTGTATGactcttggagatacacccaagattctttactttctcctaacctctaatccttctgctaacactatcattctttcattcccatTGGGCTCCTCCTTTCATAACTTCATATCTCTATTTTGTCTTATTGtttcaattcctcctcaggattccctaaattagaggtgcctctggcattttgcctctgctaattaggggaacctgaggagctgttatttttattttccttggaatgactactgcttccatgtcagagacaaAGACCCATCTTAACAACTCGTAtaactgttttcagcctctttcatcattgcaatgttgcatctcatgCTATTttccaccactattttcacactaacttctctcttgattttgctaactgaacatcttccctcctcctctggccttgctgcacaaggtTTCCtactttcacccctattctgtctgcctctctaatgcaagagtattctctctctctctctctctctctctctctctctctctctctctctctctctctctctctctctctctctctctctctctctctctctctctctaaacagcCCACAGAATATCTCCCTACAGTTATTCTTGCAGtccaattttctctctcccttatacACACACCAACCAGTACTCACAGTGCATTTGCAAACAACAGCTGTTCATCACAGCCTCTACAATATAAACTTACACAATGCATACAGGAGATTTCTGACAACCATTTTTGCATGATATATGTAAGACCTGTCCACACCAGGAAACAGTTTGGAaacattttctttaatgtttgtAAACACTTGAAAGTTtctatggatggatggatggatgagtgtttGGACTGTTTCAGAAGTGTTTCAGGAGAAGTTTGGAGAAGTTTTTTCCAAGCAATGTTTCCCATTGTGGACATGGCTTTAGGAGTAGGTGTTATATATTTATCCATATAAATCTGATGCCAGTTCTTAAAAGCTTCCCTAATAAGAAAGCTGAAACTCGAGAATCCTTCATTCTAAACTCTGCAAACCCAGCAAATGTACTTCCATTTTCTGCTGTGCTCACATTCTTCTTATGTAGAAATTCAGCTGCTGCCACTAATGACACACTTAATCAATTTTGCCAGTTGAATATTCCTTCATTGCAGGGTTGCACTTTGTGGTGGATGGTGACATCAAGCGGTGGAGCTCACTGAAGATGGACACAGCTGGGAAGTCTTTGCTCACCGTGTTACGAATGCTAAAGAGGCTGAGAGAGGTGCGGGGACCTGGCAACCTGGTGCGTTATGCTGTCCTCACCTGAAGAACATGTtgaagtcagtgtgtgtgtgtgtgataaatagACTAAAGAATCACTTGGTGTATGTGTTTATACCTTCACTCACTATGTTCTGTTTTGTGCATGACTGACATGACTTCTATTAGTGTGAATGGAAGGTGAACTGTTCCTTCTGAATGCTAGGCAATTAAAATGTTGTGTTCTTATTGCAAGGTAAACACATCATCTTAAGTAACATTTTAATGTGTGGAACTTGTTGTTTACAACAAAAATTGTAACAGATGGAAGAACAACACAGTGTTCCCCCCACATATTCACGGTTTCGCATATTTGCAGGTGTCCCCACCTGCAAATTATCGTAAATTAAAGTAAACCCTCAATATAATGAACACATATGGTGGAAAGGTGCATTGCTAAAGACCAAAATTCActatattcagagagagagatagagagatgcagttgtgtaacacacacacacacacacacacacacacacacacacacacacacacacacacacacacacacacacacacacacacacacacacacacacacactgcctcatGGCTCAGTGGAAAAGGGGCGGAGTCTGTGTTGGCCACCATGGGCAGACAGTTTTGAATCCCACTAGGAGCTGCCATCTCTGGGATTTTCCCACTGACAAGCAGGGCAGTTACTGTCTCCCATGATCTGGGGAGGGTGGGGGTGCATAGTGTGTGAGGTTACAGTCTTATCCAGTGATCAGTAATAATGAACTCTGAGCTAGCACTGAGAGGGTAACAGCTGGTGGTTGCAGGTTCGTTTGTGATCAGGCCttggtgaatctctctctctctctctctctctcagacaagttaacagagagagagagaggagttctGATTGTGTGTGTCAGCCAGTGACCTCGACAATGGCTGATGActcaatgctctctctctctctctctctctctctctctctctctctctctctctctctctctctctctctctctctctctctctctctctctctctctctctctctctctctcatataagttaagagagaaagaggaggagataggtaACAGCCTTGAAGGGGGCATTATACCTGAAATTACCTAGTTATATTGAGGGTTTACTGTATATATTAGTTTAGTCCCTTTTCATTTTACAgtgtactgtatttttttaattaaaatattaaGTACTATAGGTATAATTTTTTATATTGCCAAAGTGAATTTAAAATTTGTttaataatttatattttatggTTTAAACTATAACACATAGATATTGCTGAGCCTTGCAGATTTTCACTATTCGCTGGAGGTTTTGGAATGTAACCCCTGTGAATAGCAGGGGAACACACTATATCAAGATAGCATTAGGATTTACCAAAAGCATGTCAAGAAAAGGCTGACATAAAATACTCAGCAGCATATAATAAATTGGACCTCAGATTctttttgtattcctatatatAGTGTCCCCGCTGCTATTTTGTTTCATAGCCTGCAAATAGTGAAAATCTGAGAATCCCAGAAACCACCCTTACAAAGCTCGGAAATACCTGTTTATAGTTTAAATCATAAAATATACATCTCTCACTTATTAAGTGCATTTAAAATTCACTGGCAATAAAACATTTATTGTACGTATTGTACAcagtattatt encodes:
- the LOC135102834 gene encoding spindle and kinetochore-associated protein 1-like, with the protein product MSSVTEVETFQDLDAHLRNKTDVLQVCVTLRGGWGADTVEEMEQQAKELKTMKQSIAGYRSSLASAHEDLITAYALLKEMQQLSLRLKHLKEYLPQHMPQAALQHKSHPKKSPSEEKENKDQGPAITVQPKQTPRPAGRKAPKQISKVEFITMKEFESVPKYIRGRLQYAQVNAAVVEINKTLETKYSLLSRPRAKLSELNMKIVGECQRQENKETKGLHFVVDGDIKRWSSLKMDTAGKSLLTVLRMLKRLREVRGPGNLVRYAVLT